A stretch of the Serratia marcescens genome encodes the following:
- a CDS encoding PTS transporter subunit EIIC — protein sequence MSTPELSRSGGWFEKAQLFGKSFMLPIAVLPAAGLLLGIGGALSNPNTVEAYPFLDVGWLQGIFTVMASAGAVVFANLAVLFAVGVAVGLAKSDKGTAGLASLIAYLVMNATINALLKINGTLATQNAGAVGQGTILGIQTLETGVFGGVVIGLVTWYLHGRYNKIALPPFLGFFGGSRFVPIVSSLAAMAVGALMTVLWPHCQRLIFGMGGLVDASGYLGTFIYGFVLRMLGPFGLHHIFYLPFWTTALGGSEVINGQLVEGTQRIFFAQLADPNTQQFYIGTARFMSGRFITMMFGLIGACLAMYQSARPENRKRVGGLLLSAALTSFLTGITEPIEFSFLFIAPALYVVHALFDGLAFTIAHILHITIGQTFSGGFIDFMLFGVLQGEAKTHWMYVPLVGVPWFFLYYFTFRFLILRFNFKTPGREVETMSEAVMTGTERSQQVLAALGGKENIVELDCCATRLRVTVKQSRLLDESGLKASGARAVIVRGNGVQVIYGPHVTIIKNEVEELLDL from the coding sequence ATGTCAACACCAGAATTGTCGCGCTCCGGCGGCTGGTTCGAAAAAGCCCAGCTGTTCGGCAAATCGTTCATGTTGCCGATCGCCGTGCTGCCGGCGGCCGGTCTGCTGTTGGGGATCGGCGGTGCGCTGTCCAATCCCAATACCGTCGAGGCGTATCCCTTCCTCGACGTCGGCTGGCTGCAAGGCATATTTACCGTGATGGCCAGTGCCGGCGCCGTCGTGTTCGCCAACCTGGCGGTCTTATTCGCGGTCGGCGTGGCGGTGGGGCTGGCCAAAAGCGACAAGGGCACGGCGGGGCTGGCCTCGCTGATCGCCTATCTGGTCATGAACGCCACCATCAATGCGCTGTTGAAAATCAACGGCACGTTGGCCACGCAGAACGCCGGCGCGGTGGGGCAGGGAACGATTCTCGGGATCCAGACGCTGGAGACCGGGGTGTTCGGCGGGGTGGTCATCGGTTTGGTGACCTGGTATCTGCACGGCCGCTACAACAAGATAGCGCTGCCGCCGTTCCTGGGTTTTTTCGGCGGCTCGCGCTTTGTACCGATCGTCAGCTCGCTGGCGGCGATGGCGGTCGGCGCCCTGATGACCGTGCTGTGGCCGCATTGCCAACGGTTGATTTTCGGCATGGGCGGCCTGGTGGATGCCAGCGGCTATCTCGGTACCTTTATCTACGGCTTCGTGCTGCGCATGCTCGGACCGTTCGGCCTGCATCACATCTTCTACCTGCCGTTCTGGACTACCGCACTCGGCGGCAGCGAAGTGATCAACGGACAGCTGGTGGAAGGCACACAGCGTATTTTCTTCGCTCAGTTGGCCGACCCGAATACGCAGCAGTTCTACATCGGCACGGCGCGTTTCATGTCCGGCCGCTTTATCACCATGATGTTCGGCCTGATCGGCGCCTGCCTGGCGATGTACCAAAGCGCGCGCCCGGAGAATCGCAAGCGCGTCGGCGGGCTGCTGCTGTCGGCGGCGCTGACCTCTTTCCTGACCGGCATCACCGAGCCTATCGAATTCTCGTTCCTGTTCATCGCGCCGGCGCTGTACGTGGTGCACGCGCTGTTCGACGGCCTGGCGTTCACGATCGCGCACATCCTGCATATCACCATCGGCCAGACGTTCTCCGGCGGTTTTATCGATTTCATGCTGTTCGGCGTGCTGCAGGGCGAAGCGAAAACCCACTGGATGTACGTGCCGCTGGTCGGGGTGCCCTGGTTCTTCCTGTACTACTTCACGTTCCGTTTCCTGATCTTGCGCTTCAATTTCAAAACGCCAGGGCGCGAGGTGGAAACCATGTCGGAAGCGGTGATGACCGGCACCGAACGCTCGCAGCAGGTGCTGGCGGCGCTGGGCGGCAAAGAGAATATCGTCGAACTGGATTGTTGCGCCACGCGGCTGCGCGTGACGGTAAAACAGAGCAGGTTGCTGGACGAAAGCGGGCTGAAGGCCAGCGGCGCGCGGGCGGTGATCGTTCGCGGCAACGGCGTTCAGGTGATCTATGGCCCGCACGTGACCATTATTAAAAACGAAGTCGAGGAGTTGTTGGATTTATGA
- the hcr gene encoding NADH oxidoreductase: MTQPTPLCPNRMQVHSIRRETADVWTLNLICDVFYPYQAGQFALVSIRNSDETLRAYTLSSSPGQSRFLSISVRCLPDGVGSRWLTQEVKPGNTLWLSDAQGEFSCERHPADRYLMLAAGCGVTPIVSMCRWLTANRPTCDIAVIFNVRTPADTIFADQWRTLCTAHPQLRLTLMAEQDLQPGYLSGRIDEQTLQQAAPDIVERTVMTCGPAPYMDHVEQLCRRLGVPAERFHKEQFHTPAAQAEATEGLTLRAARPLREFRVPVGSTLLAAMEANALPVNAACRAGVCGSCKTRILEGDYTTTSTMTLSAEEVAQGYVLACSCQLQGDVTLA; this comes from the coding sequence ATGACTCAACCCACTCCGCTTTGCCCGAACCGCATGCAGGTGCATTCCATCCGACGTGAAACCGCCGACGTCTGGACGCTGAACCTGATCTGCGACGTTTTCTACCCTTATCAGGCGGGCCAGTTTGCGCTGGTCAGCATCCGCAACAGCGACGAGACGCTTCGCGCCTATACGCTCTCCTCCTCGCCCGGCCAGAGCCGCTTTCTCAGCATCAGCGTGCGCTGCCTGCCAGACGGCGTCGGATCGCGCTGGCTGACGCAAGAGGTCAAGCCCGGCAACACGCTGTGGTTGTCCGACGCGCAGGGCGAGTTCAGCTGCGAGCGCCACCCGGCCGATCGTTATCTGATGCTGGCCGCCGGCTGCGGCGTGACGCCGATCGTCTCGATGTGCCGCTGGCTGACCGCCAACCGTCCGACCTGCGATATCGCCGTGATCTTTAATGTACGCACCCCCGCCGACACGATTTTCGCCGATCAATGGCGCACGCTGTGCACCGCCCATCCGCAGCTGCGCCTGACGCTGATGGCCGAGCAGGATCTGCAACCCGGCTACCTCAGCGGCCGCATCGATGAACAGACGCTGCAGCAGGCGGCGCCGGATATCGTCGAACGCACGGTGATGACCTGCGGCCCTGCGCCCTACATGGACCATGTGGAGCAGCTGTGCCGCCGGCTCGGCGTGCCGGCCGAGCGTTTCCATAAAGAGCAGTTCCACACGCCGGCGGCGCAGGCCGAGGCCACTGAAGGGCTGACGCTGCGCGCCGCCCGCCCGCTGCGCGAATTCCGCGTGCCGGTCGGCAGCACGCTGCTGGCGGCGATGGAGGCCAATGCCCTGCCGGTCAACGCCGCCTGCCGCGCCGGGGTGTGCGGTTCATGCAAAACCCGTATCCTCGAGGGCGACTACACCACCACCAGCACCATGACGCTGAGCGCGGAAGAGGTGGCGCAAGGCTACGTGCTGGCCTGCAGTTGCCAGCTGCAGGGCGACGTCACGCTGGCGTGA
- a CDS encoding NAD-dependent epimerase/dehydratase family protein, translated as MKVLVTGATSGLGRNAVEYLRRQGIKVRATGRNQAMGGLLEKMGAEFIHADLTNLISSQAKAMLADVDVLWHCSSFTSPWGTEEAFELANVRATRRLGEWAAAYGVAQFIHISSPAIYFDYHHHRNVTEDFRPQRYANEFARSKAAGEQVIQQLALSNPQTHFTILRPQGLFGPHDKVMLPRLLQMIKRYGNLLLPRGGAAMVDMTYLENAVHAMWLATLKEDTPSGRAYNITNQQPRPLRTVVQQLIDDLGMKCRIRSVPYPMLDMMARGMERLGSKSEKEPVLTHYGVAKLNFDLTLDTTRAQQELGYQPIVSLEEGIARTARWLKDHGKLHGL; from the coding sequence ATGAAGGTATTGGTCACCGGTGCCACCAGTGGGTTAGGCCGTAACGCCGTTGAATATCTGCGCCGCCAGGGCATCAAAGTGCGCGCCACCGGCCGCAACCAGGCGATGGGCGGCCTGCTGGAAAAAATGGGCGCTGAGTTCATTCATGCCGATCTCACCAATCTGATCTCTTCGCAGGCCAAGGCGATGCTGGCCGACGTCGACGTGCTGTGGCACTGCTCCAGCTTTACCTCGCCCTGGGGCACCGAAGAGGCCTTCGAGCTGGCCAACGTCCGCGCCACCCGCCGCCTCGGCGAATGGGCGGCGGCCTACGGCGTGGCGCAGTTCATCCACATCTCTTCTCCGGCGATCTATTTCGATTACCACCATCACCGCAACGTGACCGAAGATTTCCGCCCGCAGCGCTACGCCAACGAATTCGCGCGCAGCAAGGCCGCCGGCGAGCAGGTGATCCAGCAGTTGGCGCTGTCCAATCCGCAGACCCATTTCACCATTCTGCGCCCGCAGGGATTGTTCGGGCCGCACGATAAGGTGATGCTGCCAAGGCTGCTACAGATGATCAAACGCTACGGCAACCTGCTGCTGCCGCGCGGCGGCGCGGCGATGGTGGACATGACCTACCTGGAGAATGCGGTGCACGCCATGTGGCTGGCGACGCTAAAAGAAGATACGCCGTCCGGCCGCGCCTACAACATCACCAACCAGCAGCCGCGCCCGCTTCGCACCGTGGTGCAGCAGCTGATCGACGATTTGGGCATGAAATGCCGCATCCGCTCCGTCCCCTATCCGATGCTCGACATGATGGCGCGCGGCATGGAACGCCTCGGCAGCAAAAGCGAGAAGGAGCCGGTGCTGACCCACTACGGCGTCGCCAAACTCAACTTCGACCTCACGCTCGATACCACCCGCGCGCAGCAAGAGCTGGGCTATCAGCCGATCGTCTCGCTGGAAGAAGGCATCGCGCGCACCGCCCGCTGGCTGAAAGATCACGGTAAGCTGCACGGCCTGTAA
- a CDS encoding DUF2867 domain-containing protein, with product MTPQRVLVLGASGYIGQNLIPHLIEQGHQITAAARRIEWLQERNWPQVNCLYADLYRPETLSAALWEIDTLYYLVHAMGDGDDFIEKERQAAENLRDALRNASVKQVIFLGALQPNDDSSPHLAARRLTGEILRQSGVPVTELRAGIIVGPGSAAFEVMRDMVYNLPVLTPPRWVRSKSSPVALENLLVYLADLLAHPAQEHRIFDVAGPEYLSYQDMFKRFIALSGKRRWLIPIPLPTRLISVWFISLITSVPTPIARALIQGLKHDLPAGGRPLQALIPQRLHTFDQAVATTLQREQEVVDSADWGYDPAARARWRPGYGYYPKQAGCSLDTAASSQALWQTVQQLGGEEGYFYANILWRIRARMDDMIGNGVVYGRPARATLALGDEIDGWKVITLKPLRQLALLFGMKAPGLGRLSFTITDHGDRRTLDVRAWWHPAGFSGLLYWFAMMPAHLFIFRGMAKRIAELAECLDRQQR from the coding sequence ATGACACCCCAACGCGTACTGGTTCTTGGAGCCAGCGGCTATATAGGCCAGAACCTGATCCCGCACCTGATCGAACAGGGGCACCAGATTACCGCCGCCGCGCGGCGCATCGAGTGGCTGCAGGAGCGGAACTGGCCGCAGGTCAACTGCCTGTATGCCGATCTGTATCGCCCGGAAACCCTGAGCGCGGCGCTGTGGGAGATAGATACGCTTTACTATCTGGTGCATGCGATGGGCGACGGCGACGACTTTATCGAGAAGGAGCGCCAGGCGGCGGAAAACCTGCGCGACGCGCTGCGCAATGCCAGCGTCAAACAGGTGATCTTCCTCGGCGCGCTGCAGCCGAACGACGACAGCTCACCGCACCTGGCGGCCCGCCGCCTGACCGGCGAGATCTTGCGCCAGAGCGGCGTGCCGGTGACCGAGTTGCGCGCCGGCATCATCGTCGGCCCCGGCTCGGCGGCGTTCGAAGTGATGCGCGACATGGTCTATAACCTGCCGGTGCTGACGCCGCCGCGCTGGGTGCGCTCGAAGTCGTCGCCGGTGGCGCTGGAGAACCTGCTGGTTTATCTGGCCGATCTGCTGGCGCACCCGGCACAGGAACACCGCATCTTCGACGTTGCCGGGCCGGAATACCTCAGCTATCAGGATATGTTCAAACGCTTTATCGCCCTCAGCGGCAAGCGGCGCTGGCTGATCCCGATCCCTTTGCCGACGCGGCTGATTTCGGTGTGGTTCATCAGCCTGATCACCTCGGTGCCGACGCCGATCGCCCGCGCGCTGATCCAGGGGCTGAAGCACGATCTGCCCGCCGGCGGCCGGCCGCTGCAGGCCCTGATCCCGCAGCGGCTGCACACCTTTGATCAGGCGGTCGCCACCACGCTGCAGCGCGAACAGGAGGTGGTCGATTCCGCCGACTGGGGCTACGATCCGGCGGCGCGGGCTCGCTGGCGCCCCGGCTACGGTTACTATCCGAAACAGGCCGGTTGTTCGCTGGACACCGCCGCCTCCAGCCAGGCCCTGTGGCAAACGGTGCAGCAGCTGGGGGGCGAAGAAGGCTATTTCTACGCCAATATTCTGTGGCGGATCCGCGCCCGCATGGACGACATGATCGGCAACGGCGTGGTCTATGGCCGCCCGGCACGCGCGACCCTGGCGCTGGGCGACGAGATCGACGGCTGGAAAGTCATCACGCTGAAGCCGCTGCGGCAACTGGCGCTGCTGTTCGGCATGAAGGCGCCGGGACTGGGGCGGCTGAGCTTCACCATTACCGATCACGGCGATCGCCGCACGCTGGACGTGCGCGCCTGGTGGCATCCGGCCGGCTTCAGCGGGCTGCTGTATTGGTTCGCCATGATGCCCGCACACCTGTTCATTTTTCGCGGCATGGCGAAGCGCATCGCCGAGCTTGCCGAGTGCCTGGACCGCCAACAGCGCTGA
- a CDS encoding N-acetylmuramoyl-L-alanine amidase, which produces MKIWPGIIAAALLAGCQNPQQDTLVDRGAYQLETLHQAQGADQRIRFLVMHYTAEDFHSSLKTLTDEHVSAHYLLPAHPQREHGKPTVYRLVPEAMRAWHAGASGWRGRSNLNDTSIGIEIVNKGFTRSMLFTHWQPYTAEQIAVLIPLSRDIIQRYGIQPQDVVGHSDIAPQRKQDPGPLFPWRQLAQAGIGAWPDERDVQRLLAGRDRHAPVPMAALLEKLARYGYAIDPSWDARQQRNVLAAFQMHFRPDDVRGEPDAESEAIVDALLVKYGAAR; this is translated from the coding sequence GTGAAAATTTGGCCAGGGATCATCGCCGCCGCGCTGTTGGCGGGATGCCAAAATCCGCAGCAGGACACGCTCGTTGATCGCGGCGCTTACCAGCTCGAAACCCTGCATCAGGCGCAGGGTGCCGATCAGCGCATCCGGTTTTTGGTGATGCACTACACGGCGGAAGACTTCCATTCATCGCTGAAAACGCTGACCGATGAACATGTCAGCGCACACTACCTGCTGCCGGCGCACCCGCAGCGCGAGCACGGTAAACCGACGGTGTACCGGCTGGTGCCGGAGGCGATGCGTGCCTGGCATGCCGGTGCCAGCGGCTGGCGCGGGCGCAGCAACCTCAACGACACCTCGATCGGCATCGAAATCGTCAACAAGGGTTTCACCCGCAGCATGCTGTTCACCCACTGGCAGCCCTATACGGCGGAGCAGATCGCTGTGCTGATCCCGCTGAGCCGCGACATCATCCAACGCTACGGCATCCAGCCGCAGGACGTGGTGGGACACAGCGACATCGCGCCGCAGCGCAAACAGGATCCCGGCCCGCTGTTCCCTTGGCGGCAGCTGGCGCAGGCCGGCATTGGCGCCTGGCCGGACGAACGAGACGTGCAGCGCTTGCTGGCGGGGCGCGATCGTCATGCGCCGGTGCCGATGGCGGCACTGCTCGAAAAGCTGGCGCGTTACGGCTATGCGATCGATCCGTCATGGGATGCGCGGCAGCAGCGCAATGTGCTGGCGGCGTTTCAGATGCACTTCCGGCCCGACGATGTGCGCGGCGAGCCGGATGCAGAGAGTGAGGCGATTGTCGATGCGCTGCTGGTGAAGTACGGCGCGGCGCGTTGA
- a CDS encoding N-acetylmannosamine-6-phosphate 2-epimerase: MTLSILQQIQGRLVVSCQALDDEPLHSDFIMARMALAAEQGGAAAIRANGVEDVKAIMRTVALPVIGIIKRDYAGSDVYITPTLREIDELMAAAPQMIALDATVHPRPGELQLAALVAAIRARYPRLLLMADIATVEEAQEAARLGFDCVGTTLHGYTAESRGARLAEDDFGFLRAVLAAVPVPVIAEGNVETPAMAARCLTLGAHAVVVGGAITRPQQITRRFVEAIGGR; encoded by the coding sequence ATGACGCTTTCCATTTTGCAGCAGATTCAGGGACGGCTGGTGGTGTCTTGCCAGGCGCTGGACGACGAGCCGCTGCACAGCGATTTTATCATGGCGCGCATGGCGCTGGCGGCCGAGCAAGGCGGTGCGGCGGCGATCCGCGCCAACGGCGTCGAAGACGTTAAAGCCATCATGCGCACGGTGGCGTTGCCGGTGATCGGCATTATCAAGCGCGATTATGCCGGAAGCGATGTCTATATCACGCCGACCCTGCGTGAAATCGATGAGCTGATGGCCGCGGCGCCGCAGATGATTGCGCTGGACGCGACCGTCCACCCTCGGCCAGGGGAGCTGCAGCTGGCGGCGCTGGTTGCCGCGATCCGCGCCAGGTATCCCCGGCTGCTGCTGATGGCGGACATTGCCACCGTGGAAGAAGCGCAAGAGGCTGCCAGATTGGGGTTCGACTGCGTGGGCACCACGCTGCACGGCTATACCGCCGAAAGCCGGGGCGCCCGACTGGCGGAAGACGATTTCGGCTTTCTGCGTGCGGTGCTGGCGGCGGTGCCGGTGCCGGTCATCGCCGAGGGCAATGTCGAAACGCCGGCGATGGCCGCACGCTGCCTGACGTTGGGGGCGCATGCGGTCGTGGTGGGCGGCGCCATTACGCGCCCGCAGCAGATCACCCGCCGTTTTGTCGAGGCCATCGGCGGGCGGTGA
- the poxB gene encoding ubiquinone-dependent pyruvate dehydrogenase, translated as MKQTVATLIAKTLDQAGVKRIWGVTGDSLNGLSDSLHRMGTIEWLGTRHEEVAAFAAGAEAQLTGQLAVCAGSCGPGNLHLINGLFDCHRNHVPVLAIAAHIPSSEIGSGYFQETHPQELFRECSHYCELVSNPEQLPRVLEIAMRKAILNRGVSVVVLPGDVALRMAPEDATLTWHTPALPLVQPPMSELNKLAETLNQAKNITLMCGSGCAGAHDEVVKLAELLQAPVVHALRGKEHIEWDNPYSVGMTGLIGFSSGYHAMMNADTLVLLGTQFPYRAFYPTNANIIQIDINPGSIGAHCPVNMALVGDIHTTLAALLPQLEPKRDRAFLDKALEHYRNARKDLDGLATANDDQPIHPQYLAQQLSQYASDDAIFTCDVGTPTVWAARYVKMNGKRRLLGSFNHGSMANAMPQAIGAQATAPDKQVIAMCGDGGFTMLMGDFLSLAQLKLPVKIVVFNNSVLGFVAMEMKAGGYLTDGTDLHNPDFAAIANAAGIKGIRVEKASDLDGALQEMLAHPGPALLDVVTAKQELAMPPQIKFEQAKGFSLYMLRAIINGRGDEVVELAKTNWLR; from the coding sequence ATGAAGCAAACCGTAGCCACACTGATCGCCAAAACGCTGGATCAAGCCGGCGTAAAACGCATTTGGGGCGTGACCGGCGATTCGCTCAACGGCCTGAGCGACAGCCTGCACCGCATGGGCACCATCGAATGGCTGGGCACCCGCCATGAAGAGGTGGCCGCCTTCGCCGCCGGCGCCGAAGCCCAGCTCACCGGCCAGTTGGCGGTGTGCGCCGGTTCCTGCGGCCCCGGCAACCTGCACCTGATCAATGGCCTGTTCGACTGCCACCGCAACCATGTGCCGGTGCTGGCGATCGCCGCGCACATCCCTTCCAGCGAAATCGGCAGCGGCTACTTCCAGGAAACGCATCCGCAGGAGCTGTTTCGCGAATGCAGCCACTATTGCGAGCTGGTTTCCAACCCGGAACAGCTGCCGCGCGTGCTGGAGATCGCCATGCGCAAGGCGATCCTCAATCGCGGCGTCTCGGTGGTGGTCTTGCCAGGCGACGTGGCGCTGCGCATGGCGCCGGAAGACGCGACCCTGACGTGGCATACCCCAGCGTTGCCGCTGGTGCAGCCGCCGATGAGCGAGCTGAACAAGCTGGCGGAAACGCTGAATCAGGCGAAAAACATCACCCTGATGTGCGGCAGCGGCTGCGCCGGCGCGCACGATGAGGTGGTCAAGCTGGCCGAGCTGCTGCAGGCGCCGGTGGTGCACGCGCTGCGCGGCAAGGAGCATATCGAATGGGATAACCCTTACAGCGTCGGCATGACCGGGCTGATCGGCTTCTCCTCCGGCTACCATGCGATGATGAACGCCGACACGCTGGTGCTGCTCGGCACCCAGTTCCCCTACCGCGCGTTCTACCCCACCAACGCCAACATCATTCAGATCGACATCAACCCCGGCAGCATCGGCGCGCACTGCCCGGTCAACATGGCGCTGGTGGGCGATATCCACACCACCCTCGCCGCCTTGCTGCCGCAGCTGGAGCCAAAGCGCGATCGGGCGTTCCTCGACAAGGCGCTGGAGCATTACCGCAACGCGCGCAAGGATCTCGACGGGCTGGCGACCGCCAACGACGACCAGCCGATCCACCCGCAGTATCTGGCGCAACAGCTCAGCCAGTACGCCAGCGACGACGCCATCTTCACCTGCGACGTCGGCACACCGACGGTGTGGGCCGCCCGCTACGTGAAAATGAACGGCAAGCGTCGCCTGCTCGGTTCGTTCAACCACGGTTCGATGGCCAACGCCATGCCGCAGGCGATCGGCGCCCAGGCCACCGCGCCGGATAAACAGGTGATCGCCATGTGCGGCGACGGCGGCTTCACCATGCTGATGGGGGATTTTCTGTCGCTGGCACAGCTCAAGCTGCCGGTGAAAATCGTGGTGTTCAACAACAGCGTGCTGGGGTTCGTGGCGATGGAGATGAAGGCCGGCGGCTACCTGACCGACGGCACCGATCTGCATAACCCGGACTTCGCGGCGATCGCCAACGCCGCCGGCATCAAGGGCATCCGCGTAGAAAAAGCCTCGGATCTGGATGGCGCGCTGCAGGAAATGTTGGCGCACCCCGGCCCGGCGCTGCTGGACGTGGTCACCGCCAAGCAAGAGCTGGCGATGCCGCCACAGATCAAGTTCGAACAGGCCAAAGGCTTCAGTCTGTATATGCTGCGCGCCATCATCAACGGCCGCGGTGACGAAGTGGTCGAACTGGCGAAAACCAACTGGCTGCGCTAA
- a CDS encoding MurR/RpiR family transcriptional regulator: MMNTGNLLLRLRQDLAGYSPTLQKLGHYLLAEPSRAVYLTITELARESATSEASVTRLCRHLGCKGYTEFKMALALSLQQNQPEATTRQSAAENLVEESVQALRDTGALLDPQALQQAADNLQRCASVQIYGVAASAIIGDFLHYKLLRLGKPAQLFSDMHRAAMNAASLSEQDLLIVISSSGSTKDVLHAVALAKGRGARVIAISNTQRSPLAKMADTLLVAAKPEGPLTAGALPAKVGAMLLVELMIAELAQRDPAYAQAMQATASATLPLLL, from the coding sequence GTGATGAATACAGGCAACTTGTTATTGCGGCTGCGGCAGGATTTGGCGGGGTACAGCCCCACGCTGCAAAAGCTCGGGCACTATCTTCTTGCGGAGCCCTCCCGCGCCGTTTACCTGACCATCACCGAACTGGCACGTGAAAGCGCCACCAGCGAAGCCAGCGTCACGCGGCTGTGCCGCCATCTGGGCTGTAAAGGCTATACCGAATTTAAAATGGCGCTGGCCCTCAGCCTGCAACAAAACCAGCCGGAGGCGACGACGCGGCAAAGCGCGGCGGAAAATTTGGTGGAGGAGAGCGTGCAGGCGCTGCGGGATACCGGCGCGCTGTTGGATCCGCAGGCGCTGCAACAGGCGGCGGACAATCTGCAGCGCTGCGCTTCGGTGCAGATTTACGGCGTCGCCGCCAGCGCCATCATCGGTGATTTCCTGCACTACAAACTGTTGCGCCTCGGCAAACCGGCGCAACTGTTCAGCGACATGCACCGGGCGGCGATGAACGCCGCCTCGCTGAGTGAGCAGGATCTGCTGATCGTCATCTCCAGCTCCGGCTCCACCAAAGACGTGCTGCATGCGGTGGCGTTGGCCAAAGGGCGCGGTGCACGCGTGATCGCAATCAGCAACACCCAACGCAGCCCGCTGGCTAAAATGGCGGATACGCTGCTGGTGGCGGCCAAACCGGAAGGGCCGCTGACCGCCGGCGCCCTGCCGGCCAAGGTCGGCGCCATGCTACTGGTGGAGTTGATGATCGCCGAACTGGCTCAGCGCGATCCCGCCTACGCTCAGGCGATGCAGGCCACCGCCAGCGCTACCCTGCCGCTGTTGTTGTAA
- the ltaE gene encoding low-specificity L-threonine aldolase, whose product MLIDLRSDTVTRPSAAMRQAMAQAEVGDDVYGDDPTVNALEAEAVRLSGKEAALFLPSGTQANLVALLSHCQRGDEYLVGQQAHNYKYEAGGAAVLGSIQPQPIEADADGTLPLDKLAAAIKPDDIHFARTRLLSLENTISGRVLPQAYLQQAWQFTRERQLALHIDGARIFNAAVALNLPLKEIVQYCDTFTICLSKGLGAPVGSLLCGSEAFIQRALRWRKMTGGGLRQAGILAAAGLYALEHNVARLREDHDNAVWLEQQLRQIGVEIAEPGAQTNVLYLRQSPALAAKFGPWMRERGVLISSGPLTRILTHLDVSRQDLQRVVELWREFLQQHA is encoded by the coding sequence ATGCTTATCGATCTACGCAGCGACACCGTCACCCGCCCCAGCGCCGCCATGCGCCAGGCGATGGCTCAGGCAGAGGTCGGCGACGACGTCTACGGCGATGACCCGACAGTCAACGCGCTGGAGGCCGAGGCGGTGCGCCTGTCGGGCAAAGAAGCGGCGCTGTTTTTGCCCAGCGGCACCCAGGCCAACCTGGTGGCGCTGCTGAGCCACTGCCAGCGCGGCGACGAGTATCTGGTCGGCCAACAGGCGCACAACTATAAATACGAGGCCGGCGGCGCGGCGGTGCTGGGCAGCATCCAGCCGCAGCCGATCGAGGCCGACGCGGACGGCACACTGCCGCTGGACAAGCTCGCCGCCGCCATCAAACCCGACGATATCCACTTCGCCCGCACCCGGCTGCTGAGCCTGGAAAACACCATCAGCGGCCGAGTTCTGCCGCAGGCCTACCTGCAGCAGGCGTGGCAGTTTACCCGCGAGCGGCAGCTGGCGCTGCATATCGACGGCGCGCGCATCTTCAACGCCGCCGTGGCGTTGAACCTGCCGCTGAAAGAGATCGTGCAATACTGCGACACCTTCACCATTTGCCTGTCGAAAGGACTGGGCGCGCCGGTCGGATCGCTGCTGTGCGGCAGCGAGGCCTTCATTCAGCGCGCGCTGCGTTGGCGCAAGATGACCGGCGGCGGGCTGCGTCAGGCCGGCATCCTGGCGGCGGCCGGCCTCTACGCGTTGGAGCATAACGTCGCGCGGCTGCGCGAAGACCATGACAACGCAGTCTGGCTGGAGCAACAGCTGCGGCAGATCGGCGTAGAGATCGCAGAACCCGGCGCACAGACCAACGTGCTGTACCTGCGCCAATCACCGGCGCTGGCGGCCAAATTCGGCCCTTGGATGCGCGAACGCGGCGTGCTGATCAGCAGCGGTCCGCTGACGCGCATTCTGACCCACCTCGACGTCAGCCGTCAGGATCTGCAGCGGGTGGTCGAGCTGTGGCGGGAGTTCCTCCAGCAGCACGCCTGA
- a CDS encoding DUF1294 domain-containing protein has product MKLNVICYALLGLVLIASLFSLHPVWMWLLLANLLTFLIYGGDKLAARKGWRRVPEATLLLFGALGGWLGALAAQQLFRHKTQKQPFKTWFILSVALNLVAVLGLWYWVYGRWIF; this is encoded by the coding sequence ATGAAGCTCAATGTGATTTGTTACGCCCTGCTGGGCCTGGTGCTGATCGCCAGCCTGTTCTCGCTGCATCCGGTGTGGATGTGGTTGCTGTTGGCCAACCTGCTGACGTTTCTGATCTACGGCGGCGATAAGCTGGCGGCGCGCAAGGGGTGGCGGCGGGTGCCGGAGGCGACGCTGTTGCTGTTCGGCGCGCTGGGCGGGTGGTTGGGCGCACTGGCGGCACAGCAGCTGTTTCGCCACAAAACCCAGAAGCAGCCGTTTAAAACCTGGTTCATCCTCAGCGTGGCGCTCAACCTGGTGGCGGTGCTGGGGTTGTGGTACTGGGTTTATGGCCGCTGGATCTTCTGA